A region from the Triticum urartu cultivar G1812 chromosome 1, Tu2.1, whole genome shotgun sequence genome encodes:
- the LOC125551162 gene encoding actin cytoskeleton-regulatory complex protein PAN1 isoform X2, with amino-acid sequence MAAPPPPPPSLEPEIGPDGLARDSPVLAYTEKVIAEEQLQLKKYIQENYSKIRDVEKELENLTLEVKLTAGPKKAALEHLRKKIEMSTERIRLAKVKEDEAKKAWEAAAQVVKEEEEAKQRLCDDLNRLVQESAASQYSRLEELKKRLECLNPIRASVDVSQAATNSVPQQPTSQNLANAIAPASNVHKPATSGSQQQRPAEAERKQRSSNSGGRGRGGVMVLPKGRGSSGSGWTGAGFET; translated from the exons ATGGctgcgccgccgccacctccgccgTCGCTGGAGCCGGAGATCGGCCCCGACGGCCTCGCCCGAGACTCCCCCGTCCTGGCCTACACTGAGAAG GTCATTGCGGAGGAGCAGCTGCAACTGAAGAA ATATATTCAGGAAAATTATTCCAAAATTCGGGATGTTGAGAAGGAGCTAGAGAATCTGACTCTAGAAGTTAAACTGACAGCTGGACCAAAGAAAGCAG CACTCGAGCATTTGAGGAAAAAGATTGAGATGTCAACTGAGAGAATACGTTTGGCTAAGGTGAAAGAGGACGAGGCAAAAAAG GCCTGGGAAGCTGCTGCACAAGTTGTTAAAGAGGAAGAGGAGGCTAAGCAGAGGCTATGTGATGATCTGAATCGGTTG GTTCAAGAGAGTGCGGCTTCACAATATTCGAGGTTAGAAGAGTTAAAGAAGCGTTTAGAATGTCTAAATCCCATCAGGGCTTCTGTCGATGTTTCT CAGGCTGCCACAAATTCGGTACCTCAGCAACCCACTTCACAAAATCTAGCGAATGCAATTGCCCCTGCAAGCAATGTCCACAAGCCCGCCACCAGCGGATCACAGCAACAAAGACCCGCTGAGGCGGAAAGGAAGCAGAGATCATCAAACTCGggaggaagagggagaggcggTGTGATGGTCCTCCCCAAGGGAAGGGGAAGCTCTGGATCAGGATGGACAGGTGCTGGGTTTGAGACATGA
- the LOC125551162 gene encoding actin cytoskeleton-regulatory complex protein PAN1 isoform X1, which translates to MAAPPPPPPSLEPEIGPDGLARDSPVLAYTEKVIAEEQLQLKKYIQENYSKIRDVEKELENLTLEVKLTAGPKKAALEHLRKKIEMSTERIRLAKVKEDEAKKAWEAAAQVVKEEEEAKQRLCDDLNRLVQESAASQYSRLEELKKRLECLNPIRASVDVSGINIVQQAATNSVPQQPTSQNLANAIAPASNVHKPATSGSQQQRPAEAERKQRSSNSGGRGRGGVMVLPKGRGSSGSGWTGAGFET; encoded by the exons ATGGctgcgccgccgccacctccgccgTCGCTGGAGCCGGAGATCGGCCCCGACGGCCTCGCCCGAGACTCCCCCGTCCTGGCCTACACTGAGAAG GTCATTGCGGAGGAGCAGCTGCAACTGAAGAA ATATATTCAGGAAAATTATTCCAAAATTCGGGATGTTGAGAAGGAGCTAGAGAATCTGACTCTAGAAGTTAAACTGACAGCTGGACCAAAGAAAGCAG CACTCGAGCATTTGAGGAAAAAGATTGAGATGTCAACTGAGAGAATACGTTTGGCTAAGGTGAAAGAGGACGAGGCAAAAAAG GCCTGGGAAGCTGCTGCACAAGTTGTTAAAGAGGAAGAGGAGGCTAAGCAGAGGCTATGTGATGATCTGAATCGGTTG GTTCAAGAGAGTGCGGCTTCACAATATTCGAGGTTAGAAGAGTTAAAGAAGCGTTTAGAATGTCTAAATCCCATCAGGGCTTCTGTCGATGTTTCT GGTATCAACATTGTACAGCAGGCTGCCACAAATTCGGTACCTCAGCAACCCACTTCACAAAATCTAGCGAATGCAATTGCCCCTGCAAGCAATGTCCACAAGCCCGCCACCAGCGGATCACAGCAACAAAGACCCGCTGAGGCGGAAAGGAAGCAGAGATCATCAAACTCGggaggaagagggagaggcggTGTGATGGTCCTCCCCAAGGGAAGGGGAAGCTCTGGATCAGGATGGACAGGTGCTGGGTTTGAGACATGA